The sequence below is a genomic window from Sulfuracidifex metallicus DSM 6482 = JCM 9184.
GGAAGATTCATAGCCCAATCCATTCCTAGAACCTTCAATGCACCGGATCCGATTCCAAGAAGCCCCGAGATGTAGCCTGCCATAAACATTATTATTTCTCCTAACCACCATCTAACACCGTAATAGTCAACTTGTTTGTCCAGCGCCATATCGTAATAACTACCGTGTAATGAAAAGATTTTAGTTGACCAATCTGGCTTCATTGGTTTAGGTAACTCAAACTTACTTCTTTGAAGTTGAACATAGACTTGTGAAAGTAATACTATTCCAAAGACTATGTAAATGATATTTTCAAGATGATGAGAATAGATAAAAGCTACAGTAAGACTACCTACAATTGATCCTAGAGTTGTGGCTATTTCTAAGGACATTCCGATTCTTATATTTACTATTTTGTTCTTCACGTTAGCACTTGTAGCACCAGCTGAAGTGGCAATAGTTGAAATGAGCGAAGCTCCTGAGGCATACTCTATTGGAATCCCTAGAAAAAGGGAATATATCGGCACTAAGAACGTAGCCCCTCCAAGACCCGTAAGCGAACCAAGAATTCCTGACATTGCACTTGCAACAACGAACACAATAAACAGCTCTAGCGGTGTCATAAGAGAGAAGTTATTTTTGTAGGCTTTAAAATTACCATCTTTTTAACGTTTAAGTTTATGCATCGTATTCTATAGGATCGACTAAACCGTTTATCCTAAATGCTTCCTTCCTCATAAAGCACGGTCCGCATTTTCCGCAATGTTTATTTCCTCCTTCATAGCAACTCCATGTTAAGTGTAAAGGAGCTCCTATCTCAACTCCTAACCTGACTATTTCTCTCTTCATTAGATTTCCTACCGGCATTAGAACTCTTACCTTTCTGTTCGGACCAGTAGCGTAAGGAGACATGCGATCAAACAGCCTATTGAACTCCATTTCGTTATCTGGATAAGCACCCGATTCCTCTAAGTTTATCCCAGTTGCAACGTAAGAGAAACCCTTACTTTCAGCTATAGCCAGTGCTACAGAGAGGAAAATTAGATTTCTAGCGGGAACCCACTCATGGGCGAACTCGGCTCCAGAAATGCCACCTCTATCCTTCACTATCTCACCTCCTTCCTTAAGTAGAGTGGTATTACCAACTAACTTGAAAAGGTCAGTATCTACTTCTATCAATTCGACGTTAAGAAACCGAGAGATCTCACGAACAGATTCCCTCTCCTTTTCCTCAGCTTTATGATGATAATTAAAGTGAAGTAAGGTTACATCGTATCCTTCCTTAAGCAATTTGGTTGCGGCCACGGTGGAATCAAGTCCTCCACTAGCTATAACTAACACTCTTCTTTGATTTTTAGTAGATTGCAAGTCTACCTTCCTTAATTGTTTCTTATTAGTTACCTCAATTATGGAATAAGGATCCAGTTTTCTCATATTCATTGGGTAAAAAGGATCCTCATCTAGGAAATCGTCAAGAGAAGAAAAGAAAACTGCCTCTAAGGCGTAGTCGTAAGCCATATAAACTGGCTTAAAGTTCTGTACTATGAACAGCTTATCTGGTTGTTTCTTGTCAGCAATAATGAACGCAAAACTTCCCTTTATCTGGTTAATTATGTCGGGCAAGGTCTCTAGCTTACCGTCCCAAAGTTTGTCCAATAAAGGCGGAATTACAGAAGTATCAATGCTGGACTTCCTTTCAAGGGAATATTTAACCTCAAGCTCCTTGTCATTAGCTATCACTCCGTTATGGGATACTATGTACCTTTCACCTTCGAAAGGCTGAACGTCATTTTCGCCTTTTAATTTCACGTACTCGGTAGTTGGCTCCGCTCTATTGTTAGCCACTACAAGAGAGGTTTCAATGTCAATTACATCGCGTAATTTTTCCTCATTATCGGAGGGCTTTCCCAGTGACTTTGAATGAATTGTCGATCCATCTTTCCGCACTGAAATTACTCCAAAACTATCTCTACCTCTATCTTCGGCTTTCTTTAATACTTGAACTAGTTTCCTTTCTACTTCTTTATACTTAAGAGAATTTAGCAGTATGACTCCAGTTACACTACACATATATATCATCACCTTCCCTTAAACTCAAGTACTAATTTCACCTTATTCTCACCTATTTCATCTCCATCAATTATTGCGAAGTCGTGACTCATTGTAATCTCGGGACATGATTCTATGTCCTTTGAATAAACTATGACCTCTATTTTGTCTCCCTTATTCATTATCCCGGCCATTGAGGAAAGAAAGGCCGCTAAAGATCTAGAATCTAAAACGTCTTTCGATGACATGCTTTTATGGGATAGTACCAAATTTAAAAAACTGTGGAGGGTCACGAAAATGACGTACTAACAGATGTAAGCAAGGCACTTTCCTCTTTCAATGCTAAGATAATTCACATCTACACTGAGACCGCTTTAGATCCGGACTTTGGTCAGGGCATTGATTCGTTAAAAATTTCACAGACGTTAAAGAACGCTTTAAAGCAGGAAGGAATTTACAGACTTTACAAGTACCAAGGCGAAACAATAGAACGCATACTTAAAGGAGACAATATAATGGTAATTTCTGGGACTGGGACAGGAAAAACTGAGGCTTTCCTTATACCTATTTTGGAGATGGCAATTAAGGGAGAAAGATCTACTTTGGTCTATCCTTCTAAGGCATTATCAAGAGATCAACTTAAGAGAATATCCAGGCTAGCCGATAAAGTTAACGTTAGGGCTAGAGTTTTCGATGGCGACACTGCGCCAAAGGAAAGGAAGGAAATAGTTGAAGATCCTCCGGAAATCTTGGTAACAAATCCAGATATGATTCACGTTGGGCTCGCACTAAGCGATCGCTACTCTTACCTTCTGAGAGAAGCTTCTCATTTCGTGTTTGATGAAATTCACGTCTATGAAGGAGTGATGGGCTCCCATTTAAGGTGGATATCTGAGAGGATAAGGTTTGACCGTGAACTCCAGATAATAGCTTCCAGTGCTACGGTTGGAGGTTCCGTTTATCTATTTAAGGAGTTATTCGGCTTGGAAAATGGAGACCTCATAGTTGGGACTAAAAGGAGAAAAGGGATAGCCTTTCACGCCTTGATAGACAGCAATGGGGCAAGCAGGTGGACTCTAGCTGCATTTCTAGGTGCCTACCTAGCAAGGAAAGGAATGAGAACCATAATCTTTGTGGACTCTCAACAAATGGCAGAGGTTACTGCAAAGATAACTGAAAGATTTCACGCCAACTTCGAGGTGCACAGAGCTGGAACAGAAAAGGAGTATAGACTCTCCGTAGAGGAAAAGCTGAGAGAAGGAAAAATAGATGGTGTCGTGGCCACGCCCACATTGGAACTAGGAATTGACATAGGGTCGATAGACTGCGTAATTATGGCTGCGGATCCTCCCTCATTTACCAAGTATATACAAAGAGCTGGTAGGGCAGGTAGAAGGAATAGAACTGCTTACATTTTCACCATACTGGGAGATAGCCCGATGGACTCGTATTACCTTAGAAATGGGCCAGAGTTCTTTAAGCGAGAGCTATTGCCCATTCCTTTTGATCCTTCAAATACAGAGGTGGCTAAAGCTCACTTACTTGGCTTATTACTAGAAAAGAGGGTACTCAGGGAGGAAGACCTATCTGACGTATGGAAGAAAGTTTTACCAGAGTTAGAGAAGGACGGATACTTAAAACGTAAAAATGGGTTCGTGTTTTCTACTACTCTAACCAGATCAAAATTCTTGGAGAGCTCTCTGAGAAGTTCTGGGAAGATAGTATCTGCCTTTGCAGGTAAAAGAAAAGTGGGGGAAAGGGAACTACCTGTAGCTTTGTATGAGTTCTACCCAGGGGGAATATATCTATCATCTAAGAGAGCTTACTTAGTTAAGTCGTTAGATCTAGGTAAAATGAACGCCCAGCTTGAAGAATCGAAAATAACAGATTCTTATACTAAACCTATTTATACAGTAGATATCAAGGATTTTAAGAAAATAAAAGACAAAAAGGTGCTAAACATGAGCGTAATATATGGTGAGATAGAGGTAAACGAAATTGTAACCGGCTATGCAGTTTACTCGATGTCAGGAAAGGATAAGCCCAGAAAAGAGGTATTTTATGATGAGCCTATCATGTTTTCTTATAGAACTAAAGGCCTTTATATTACGCATCCTATTACAGAATGGATGAACAGCATAGAGGACGGAATAAAGGCGTTCCATGCAACCGAACACGTTCTCATTTCAGCTGCCAGGTTAGTAGCTGGATCTTCACAGACTGATCTGTCTGGTGTTTCTTATCCGAGCGGTCATGTTGCAATATATGATTCGTCAATTGGAGGAAACGGAGTATCTATGCTCCTATATGATAGACTTGAATCCGCCTACGAAATAGCCAAGGATATAACGGGAAATTGTACTTGTGAAGATGGATGTCCGAAATGTGTGTATAGCCCTTATTGCGGAAATAACAACAGAATGCTTTCAAGGAAACTGTCCTATAGATTAATAAGCGAGCTACTCTATAAGGAGAACGAAGTTAAGCCTTCAGACAAATGGGGGTCCCCGGTGGTATAATGTGTACGAAGAGTTCGTGTTTTCCACGATTTCTCCGTCTAAAAAGGGTAGACCTCCATCAAGCGTTATAAACTTCAGCGAAGACTTGCAAATACCTGTTAATTCGGTTCCCAGATTTGAAATGTTTAGAGGAACAGAAGGTGATATAGTAATAAACATGAACGGTTATTCTGGTATTAGAGATTTAGGAGATAAGATCGAGGTGAAGGCTGGAACTACATGGAAGGAAGTATTAAAAGATTACAATGTTGAGGTCTACGGTAACTTAGACTTCACCGTAGGTGGTACACTTTTCTTTGACGATCCTATATTTGGAATGAACGAGTTCTCTAGCTTTTCCAATAAGGTAGAAGTGGAAGCCATTAATGGATCCGTCTATCATGGAAAGTATACAGGCGGTATTCCTGTAAAAGTGATAATTAAAAAGGAAAACAAGAATTTAATCTGGAAAGAATGGAAAGGTAACATTTCGTCTCTAATTTCAAGGATCAAGAGTTGGTACAGTAACAGACTCCCTGTGTTTAGGGATGTGTCTCTAGTAAAAGACAAGGAAGGTGTTAGAATTCTTGCTTCATATCCTGAGGCTAGAGAAATTTTAGTTAAACCTTTCATGGAGGGAAGTGAAACGTCAGTTCCGTTCTATGACAAGATTTACTCTAGGCTATATTATGAAGGAGAACTTCCTTTTGAGAGTATTTCGTTACTTGAGTCTGCATTAGAAGTAGCTGAATTTGCAGTAGTGAGAGTCAGAAGGGATAAGGTAGCATTCTCTATATCTAGTATGAACAAGATAGTAGGCTTACCCGGCGTCAAGTATTCAATAGAGGATTCCTTGTTCAACGGTTGCGTACTATGTGGTGCATGTGTAAGCGTATGCCCGCACGGAGAACAGAGAGGAAATAACATAGCTTTTACGCCCTTAGGTTTTTACGTAATGCAGAGTGAAGGCATGGGAAGTAAGGTAGCAAATTGCCATTTATGCGGCAACTGTATGAGTCAGTGCCCAGTAAAGTTGGACATAGTAGACGACTTAAGAAAGTTCATAGTTCCAATGTATAAACAGACAAACACTAAACTTGAGATAAATGAACTAAGAAAGAACATTAATATTGTAATTACTCCAATTTCTATAGATTTATATCAGTATGCATTACGTGCATTATCTTTTTTATCAGATAAAGGACTCGACGTAGGGCTGATGTATCTTAACGTCAATGTCAACTCTCTAATCAAGGGAGATCCAGATCTGGATTTTCTTAACAATGAATTAGCCGGAGTGACCGACCTGATTACATTGACCCCTGAAGACCATTATTATCTACATATACTGAAAGCGAGAAGAGTCATACAAATAGAATTTCTAGGAAATATGCTTCTCAAGGAATTCCCAGAGTTAACCAAGGGGAAATCTGTCCATATACCTTGTTTATTAAAGAATCATCCTTCCATGGAGCATGAAATCGGAAAATGTAGTAAAGTTTTTCTCGACAAGGTTAACGGAGAAGGAACAACCGATAAGCTGAAAGCCGATCTAACGTTATGCCCTTTAACTTCAATTTCCCTTGGAATTCCCTCAATTTTAGATCTAGCATTGCCTCAGTTACCTGATCTTAACAGCATTATTAAGCAAATACAAGAAAATATAACAAAATCTAGTGAAAACACTAGAGAAATACTTGACGACTTAACTTGGTTTGATGGTCTAGATGAAGGGTTAGTGAAAGACTTTAAGGAAAAGATCATAAAATCAAGTTTCAAGAATGTTCCGCAGAGTTTATTGAAGTTAATATATATATATTCCCCTATATTGCAACGCAACCCAGAAAATTACAAAGTTATAGAAGAAATAAAAAATGCAATTGTTAAGTAGTAGACCTTATTAAATATAGTAAATGACCTACTTCAGGTATTATTAATTGCTCCATAGCTAACTTAACAGCGTCAGGAGAGCCAGGCAAAACGTATATTACCTTACCATTGATAATACCTGCAGTTGCTTTAGACAAGTAAGATGCACTCTTTACCTCAGGCTGCTCCAAACTTAAATTACGGAATACTTGCCCGAAACCTTCCACTTCCCTATCGAAAATTCCCCTTAATGTCTCAACAGTTATATCTGATGGAGTGAAACCCGTGCCTCCGCTTGTTACCACAACATCTACTTTATCATTTAAAATAGCATCCACTACAGCCTTTAGAATCAGTAATTTATTATCAGGAACTAATGAATACCCAATTATCTTATTGCCTGACTTTATAATCAAGTCCTTAGCTACGTCTCCTGACTCGTCTATAACTGGCTCCTTCCTCTGCATTTTAGAATACCTTGACGAGCTAACGGTGATTACAAAGAAACTGACCTCCTTCGGTGCATGCTCCCGGTGTTCCTTATGAGAATGCGATATCACGGATAAAGATATTTCCGCCAAGTTTTAATATTGATGCTATGGTTAACTTAAAGACTTTTTCCCCATTGTTAGGCATAATTCATGCTGTTTCACTGCCGGTTTCAATCATGCTTTATGCTGAATCAATTAGAATATATCTAAATGGAGGAGCAAGAATAATGATTACAAATTACCTATTGATAGATTTGGCTTCAATTACACTAATGATATACTTCATCACTCAGGTAGGAATTTTATACTTTACTTATGATATAATAAATAAAATTGATCTAGTTCAAGAGAAAAACACTAGTATCGTGACAGTAATTTCATTACTCTTCTTCGGAATGGTTATACAAATTCCTTTCATTAATCAAATAATAATTTCTTACTATTTAAATAGGGCTTTCAACAAAGTAAAGAGAAACCCTATAGACAGCCTAGTAGGGCTAGGAATAGCTAACATAGTCCTTAACGGACTAACCTCTGGATTCATGGCCAGAAAGGTTTACAGTTTCATAGAAGAGTTACAGTTTCAGCAACATCAAGATCCAAGTCAAGGAAGTTTCCCTCCCTTCTAAATAGGTAACCGTTAACGTAAAGGGATGTACGGGAATCCATCTCAGTGAATCTAGTTCTAAATGACGTAAGGAAAATTTCGATCCCATGTTCGTCGATTCCTTTATAGATAACTGGAAGAGAGACCGATTTTATTGATTCAATTATATTCACTTTCCCCTCGAATTTGGAGCTCCCTATTACTGGACTGAAGTTAATGCATTCGACTATCTTAAAGGTATAATCAACGTTCATGAAGGTGCCCTCGGAGACCCTCCTCCTCTTTAGCGTAAAGAAGGATTTACTATCGAGAGTCTCCACTTCCTCTTGATAATATGATGAGAGTGGCTTAGTTATTCCCTCCTCCCGTAATCGTCTTAATGTTTGCAAATGCTTTAGATCTGTAGAAAGAAAGTCCATATCCCTCCAAGAGTTAGAATATGCCATGCTACCCGTTATTCCCACGTTGTTTTGGAAAAAGGAAGAAAATTTAGCAGAAACGTTATCCCTAGGTTCAATCTTAAACGGATTTATAATCTCACTTTCGTCTAAGGGAACTAAAGGGACTTGAAAGCCTACTTTATCATAATATTTCAACACATTAGGGAATCTCTTCCTTACGACTTCAATAGCTTCCTTAACTCGTTTTAACTTGACACCGCCAATAAGCCTAGGTATTGCAACGGCATACCCTTCTGGATGGTCGCACCCCTTTACAACCCATATTCCCCCTCCGAATTTTAATAAAAACCCTTCGAAAACTCTTTGCTTAACCACGGAAAGCACTTTTATGTTAAGATTATTAAAAGCATAACGTCATCAAGTTGAAGATAGGTATAGTAGGAGGAGGAATAGTAGGTAGCTCCTTGTTTAGAATACTCTCAGAGAAGCACCAAGTGAAGGTCTTAGACCCTAAAGTGAAAACACAGTTTCCCACATTAATTCACTCTATGTTATTGAAAGGAATGGATGTACAGTTAGCTTTCAAGTCAAGAGAAATATATGATAAATACAAAATTGAGAGGTATCCTTTCAAGTCTTACACTTTAGGTAAAGTTGATAGCTCAATTCTCTCCCTGTGGGAAAACTACGGTGTTTCAATAAAGGAAACTGAAGTAAATTGGATAGGAGAAAAGGCGATAGAAGCTCAAGGAGGAGATTCTTTAGTTAACATTAAGCAACTTACTGATATACCAAAAGAACAGAATAAAGTAAAAATTGAACTCAAAGAGAATATAGCTAGGGTTTTTGCAAATGGAAGAGAATTAACTAGAGAGTTTGACACATTCATACTTTCAGCGGGAAGCTGGAACTCAAATATCGTAATAGGAGAGAAGATTCCTCTGAAACCTTATTATTGCTGGGCCACAGTCATGAAAGGACCTAGGCAGTTGGATAAATTCATAGTGTATGATTATATATTGGGATTCTATTCTAGGCCCTTGTTAGGAATAGGGTCTCCATTATTCATAGCGGGAGACGGAGACATAATAGAGATGGAGCCTCCTGAAGACGGGATTTTGAGGCGACCAGAAATCAAGGACATGGAGCTTGTCATCTCTAGAATAAGGACCAGATTTACGGCTAGAATGATATACATTTCCGGAAACATGTGCGAGGGAACTCCTGACATGAAACCTGTATACGGAAGGATAAAGGATAACTTGTACATAGTGGCAGGACTCAACGGATATGGAGCGGAAGTAGGACCTGGTCTAGCGCTACTTACCGCCCAATTCATAGAAAAAGGAGAGGAAGTAAAAGAATACTTAATTGATAGATTTAGAGGGATAAGGGACTTCTCTTTAGGCAAGGAACCACATGAACTTTAATTACAGCGAGATGTGTATCCTTACCGTCTCTTCATCAGAAAGTCCTGATTCCAGAACTTGCATATGGGCTTTTTGTTCCTTTTCGCATGACTCGCAGATCTTCACCACCCATGACGCAACGTGTTTCCATTCAATATAGTAACTAACTCTTCTCCAGTTATGTTTTTGAACCATCATCAGCGCAATCTTTTCCCTCCTTGTGGGAAAAACCACATATTTTGCCATCTTGATGTAAACTGGCTCATATTTGTTTAAGTAGCCTCCCTGAAGCAAAACGGAGAAGTTTGAATAGAAATCGTCTATATCACTTACTTTAACCACTTGGACTCTTCTTGTTATCCGATCTACGTAAACTGCCGCATTCCTGTAATCTTCAAAAATCGAAGAATAATCATCCCAGCTCATTTCAAGAGAATCTATTAACCACTGCATTGACCTAGAATAATGTAATACAGTTAAAACAGTTATGACGTGATGACGTGATGGTTTACCGACTGGTGAGGATCGTTTCCCTGTCTGATCAGACTACCTTTATCAGAAGGTAAAGTACTAAGAAGGAGGAGAAAGGAATAGTTAGATTATCGTCTATCAAAGGAAAGACTTCAACTGCAGTTGCAACTATTCCTGCTATTAGCCCAGGGATGGAGAATACAAGATAACCGGCAATGGTACAAAATATCAACATCCCTATAGAACCCCAGAATCCTTTGACTCTCCTCTTGTAAATGTAATTCCTTATTATCCCAGTTATTCCATCCCCGAAAGACATGAAAATCAAGGGCAAGATTGCTATGAATACATCCTTAGAGAACCAATACATTGGTTCAATAACCCACATTATAAGAAGCAAGGTTCCGAAGGAGAATGTGAAGAAAACTTCACCGTAATTTCCATGCTCTTGAAACCAGTTAAATTCCTTTTTCCTTAACTTCACGTAAAGTAGCACTCCCATTAACAAATACGAATCTATTATAGGCATAAGAGGAGAAGAGAATACAAAAGGGGATATAATAGCTACAAATCCGCCTCCCAGCATATGTATAGCTTTCCTAGCCACGTAAATTGTGGTCCTCTTTGCGACATATTTTGAAATAACAATGGTCACAAATACAACCCATAGAGCAAGACTAACTCCCCATCCAATATCGGCGAATGTCAGTAAGTTTCCTAACATTAAACCGACCATTTCCTATCTAACCTTTAAAGTCTCTGATTTTTCATGTATAACGTTGATAACATACAAGGCTGAAATCGTAGACGGATTTGTAAAACCTAGTGAAGGGGGAAGATTCACCGTACTATGTGGGAGAGGGATAGTGAAAGTGATAGACGAAAACGGAGACGACGTTAGGGATTTCAAGTTTAAGGAAGACTCTAGAACTAATAGGGTAGAGTTAATGTCAAAGAAAGCCGGAATAGAAATTGACCTCAACTCCTTGCTCTGTTTACCAAACAAGAAAGAAAGGGAGTTTGAGATAAATAGGCTTGAAGGAATGCTATACGAGGAATACGTTTTCAAGTTGATTTCTTCAAAATTTAGTGTAATTAGACAAAGAGAAGTTTTTCCTTCTTTGGCGAAATTCATAGGAAGGACATCTCATAACAGACCAGACTTCATAGTTGAGGGCAAGATTGCTGTAGAGGCTAAGGTAGGAGAAGTAAACATAGAGCAAATAAGGGAATACTCTAGATTTTTAAAAAAAGGCATAGTTGCGATAGCTTTCTACGCACAATGTTCTCCTCCAGCTGGATGGATTTGCCTACAATGGATAGTAAGTGATGGGAAAAGACTCCTTTCATATATAGAAAGCTTATTATCTAGATGAATAATGAGCACAAGTGAATATAGGTTCACCCTTGTTAGAAGGATCCAAGAAGCTTCTCTGGTTAGGAGGAGGAGAATTAGGAAAGGAAATGGTAATTGAGGCACAGAGATTGGGAGTTGAAACAGTAGTGGTAGATAGATATGATCTAGCTCCAGCTATGCATGTAGCCCATAGAAAATACGTAGTTGACATGTTAGATGGTAATGCTATAAAAGCTATCGTAAGAAGGGAAAACCCCGATGCAATCATTGCCGAAATAGAGGCTATAAATACAGACTCATTAGTGGAACTTGAAGACGATGGCTTTAGAGTGGCACCTAACGCTAACGCTGTGAAGACTTGCATGAATAGACTTGGATTGAGAGATTTCGCTGCAAACAAGCTAGGTCTTCCAACTACTAGGTTTCATTTCGCTGAGGACGAAAACGAGGTCCTCTCAGCCTGCAAAGACGTAGGATTTCCATGCCTTATAAAACCTGAAATGAGTTCCAGCGGTCATGGCCATGTCTTAATAAAGAGCCTAGAAGACGTAAAGAAAGGTTACTTAGAATCAATATCACATGCCAGGGGAAA
It includes:
- a CDS encoding sulfite exporter TauE/SafE family protein; protein product: MTPLELFIVFVVASAMSGILGSLTGLGGATFLVPIYSLFLGIPIEYASGASLISTIATSAGATSANVKNKIVNIRIGMSLEIATTLGSIVGSLTVAFIYSHHLENIIYIVFGIVLLSQVYVQLQRSKFELPKPMKPDWSTKIFSLHGSYYDMALDKQVDYYGVRWWLGEIIMFMAGYISGLLGIGSGALKVLGMDWAMNLPMKVSTTTSNFMIGVTAATGSSIYWVFGYIQPFIAAATAIGVLIGAILGARLIPKVRNSRIRLIFTAILVILGIQMLLRGLGLF
- a CDS encoding 7-cyano-7-deazaguanine synthase — protein: MCSVTGVILLNSLKYKEVERKLVQVLKKAEDRGRDSFGVISVRKDGSTIHSKSLGKPSDNEEKLRDVIDIETSLVVANNRAEPTTEYVKLKGENDVQPFEGERYIVSHNGVIANDKELEVKYSLERKSSIDTSVIPPLLDKLWDGKLETLPDIINQIKGSFAFIIADKKQPDKLFIVQNFKPVYMAYDYALEAVFFSSLDDFLDEDPFYPMNMRKLDPYSIIEVTNKKQLRKVDLQSTKNQRRVLVIASGGLDSTVAATKLLKEGYDVTLLHFNYHHKAEEKERESVREISRFLNVELIEVDTDLFKLVGNTTLLKEGGEIVKDRGGISGAEFAHEWVPARNLIFLSVALAIAESKGFSYVATGINLEESGAYPDNEMEFNRLFDRMSPYATGPNRKVRVLMPVGNLMKREIVRLGVEIGAPLHLTWSCYEGGNKHCGKCGPCFMRKEAFRINGLVDPIEYDA
- a CDS encoding DEAD/DEAH box helicase; this encodes MEGHENDVLTDVSKALSSFNAKIIHIYTETALDPDFGQGIDSLKISQTLKNALKQEGIYRLYKYQGETIERILKGDNIMVISGTGTGKTEAFLIPILEMAIKGERSTLVYPSKALSRDQLKRISRLADKVNVRARVFDGDTAPKERKEIVEDPPEILVTNPDMIHVGLALSDRYSYLLREASHFVFDEIHVYEGVMGSHLRWISERIRFDRELQIIASSATVGGSVYLFKELFGLENGDLIVGTKRRKGIAFHALIDSNGASRWTLAAFLGAYLARKGMRTIIFVDSQQMAEVTAKITERFHANFEVHRAGTEKEYRLSVEEKLREGKIDGVVATPTLELGIDIGSIDCVIMAADPPSFTKYIQRAGRAGRRNRTAYIFTILGDSPMDSYYLRNGPEFFKRELLPIPFDPSNTEVAKAHLLGLLLEKRVLREEDLSDVWKKVLPELEKDGYLKRKNGFVFSTTLTRSKFLESSLRSSGKIVSAFAGKRKVGERELPVALYEFYPGGIYLSSKRAYLVKSLDLGKMNAQLEESKITDSYTKPIYTVDIKDFKKIKDKKVLNMSVIYGEIEVNEIVTGYAVYSMSGKDKPRKEVFYDEPIMFSYRTKGLYITHPITEWMNSIEDGIKAFHATEHVLISAARLVAGSSQTDLSGVSYPSGHVAIYDSSIGGNGVSMLLYDRLESAYEIAKDITGNCTCEDGCPKCVYSPYCGNNNRMLSRKLSYRLISELLYKENEVKPSDKWGSPVV
- a CDS encoding 4Fe-4S dicluster domain-containing protein; translated protein: MYEEFVFSTISPSKKGRPPSSVINFSEDLQIPVNSVPRFEMFRGTEGDIVINMNGYSGIRDLGDKIEVKAGTTWKEVLKDYNVEVYGNLDFTVGGTLFFDDPIFGMNEFSSFSNKVEVEAINGSVYHGKYTGGIPVKVIIKKENKNLIWKEWKGNISSLISRIKSWYSNRLPVFRDVSLVKDKEGVRILASYPEAREILVKPFMEGSETSVPFYDKIYSRLYYEGELPFESISLLESALEVAEFAVVRVRRDKVAFSISSMNKIVGLPGVKYSIEDSLFNGCVLCGACVSVCPHGEQRGNNIAFTPLGFYVMQSEGMGSKVANCHLCGNCMSQCPVKLDIVDDLRKFIVPMYKQTNTKLEINELRKNINIVITPISIDLYQYALRALSFLSDKGLDVGLMYLNVNVNSLIKGDPDLDFLNNELAGVTDLITLTPEDHYYLHILKARRVIQIEFLGNMLLKEFPELTKGKSVHIPCLLKNHPSMEHEIGKCSKVFLDKVNGEGTTDKLKADLTLCPLTSISLGIPSILDLALPQLPDLNSIIKQIQENITKSSENTREILDDLTWFDGLDEGLVKDFKEKIIKSSFKNVPQSLLKLIYIYSPILQRNPENYKVIEEIKNAIVK
- a CDS encoding molybdenum cofactor biosynthesis protein B yields the protein MSHSHKEHREHAPKEVSFFVITVSSSRYSKMQRKEPVIDESGDVAKDLIIKSGNKIIGYSLVPDNKLLILKAVVDAILNDKVDVVVTSGGTGFTPSDITVETLRGIFDREVEGFGQVFRNLSLEQPEVKSASYLSKATAGIINGKVIYVLPGSPDAVKLAMEQLIIPEVGHLLYLIRSTT
- a CDS encoding FAD-dependent oxidoreductase, whose protein sequence is MKIGIVGGGIVGSSLFRILSEKHQVKVLDPKVKTQFPTLIHSMLLKGMDVQLAFKSREIYDKYKIERYPFKSYTLGKVDSSILSLWENYGVSIKETEVNWIGEKAIEAQGGDSLVNIKQLTDIPKEQNKVKIELKENIARVFANGRELTREFDTFILSAGSWNSNIVIGEKIPLKPYYCWATVMKGPRQLDKFIVYDYILGFYSRPLLGIGSPLFIAGDGDIIEMEPPEDGILRRPEIKDMELVISRIRTRFTARMIYISGNMCEGTPDMKPVYGRIKDNLYIVAGLNGYGAEVGPGLALLTAQFIEKGEEVKEYLIDRFRGIRDFSLGKEPHEL
- a CDS encoding phosphatidate cytidylyltransferase, which encodes MLGNLLTFADIGWGVSLALWVVFVTIVISKYVAKRTTIYVARKAIHMLGGGFVAIISPFVFSSPLMPIIDSYLLMGVLLYVKLRKKEFNWFQEHGNYGEVFFTFSFGTLLLIMWVIEPMYWFSKDVFIAILPLIFMSFGDGITGIIRNYIYKRRVKGFWGSIGMLIFCTIAGYLVFSIPGLIAGIVATAVEVFPLIDDNLTIPFSSFLVLYLLIKVV